ACGTGGGATTCGGAAAATCTTACGCAGACCCTTACTTATACTCGAGAAGATGAGATTCTAAATTGTCCTTGGCATGGCTGGGAATATGATATACAGACTGGTGAGTGTATTTCACGATCTGGCGTGAGCCTCCCTAGTTATCCGGTAAGAATCGAAGAGGGGAATATCATATTATCTTTATAATTAAATATTTAAATATTAAAACTTATAAGTATGTATGATCTTCATTGCCATTAGTGTGATTAGATATGTGATATAGGTCAAATATCCGGGACAGAGGAGGGCGCCGAGTGCGACTTGGTTGCGCTCGGCGACGGCATCGAGCCAGTTGTAGATCGTCTGTACGGGAACCCGAGGAACTGCTCGATCTTTGCGGGAGACTTCCCTGCAAGTACAACGAGGAGACGATCGACGGTATGGGTCGCGAGCTGAATGAGTTACCAATAAATTCAGAAGAAGCATCGGATATCGACCTCACCTACACACCCGATATGAACACTTACAGCGAGAAAGCCGTTCTGCTGAAGGTAACGGTAGGAATCTTCTTAAAAATGATCTGCCGACTGATCGGGGATAACTAGTCTACAATACGGAACCCCTGTGCAATGTCCAGATAACTCTTTTTGAGTAGGTGCCTATAATGTGGAAATTTGTCTATGTCGATGGCGAGATACCGAATCACCGATGCCCCAATGTCCCGATCAGTACGTGAGCCATTACTCTTCTCCGGGCGCCGGACGTAGCGAGCGGGACGATTTCTGACAACCGGGTACTCGCTGACGGTGGTCACGGTTGGTACTACAGAAAAAATATGCCAGCCGAGGAGTTCGGCGTTCAAAAGCGGACGAACGGAATTCTCGTCCCCGACGAGAAAACTGTGCGCCGAAACGAGGGAGACGAAGGAAAAATCGACGTTCGAGGCGCGTACGATTGGAACGAAGGTGAATACGAATGGGATCTCACGAGTATTCATCTAAACCAGGTAAGGATACCACTGATCATGA
The genomic region above belongs to Halalkalicoccus sp. NIPERK01 and contains:
- a CDS encoding Rieske (2Fe-2S) protein; protein product: MKEYNIAKEDEIGVGERIVTEIEGREIAVFNVDGEYVAYLNWCFHQAGPCCEGKVTGTTEATWDSENLTQTLTYTREDEILNCPWHGWEYDIQTGECISRSGVSLPSYPVRIEEGNIILSL